From the Corythoichthys intestinalis isolate RoL2023-P3 chromosome 15, ASM3026506v1, whole genome shotgun sequence genome, one window contains:
- the myct1b gene encoding myc target protein 1 homolog — MAHNQTQSFLEILKSFHTGDLILAFCLSALVGSLLGAILYILLTWASRRRRAGRSRRSQIPLEPRPETEHNRSTFLGVYRRPSPEPPPVGKPVSRTSTFRSPTAAGNGAQPPSDSSDSVSDKRLSFWLGGYGLKGFLPSQTPPPTYNSVIGDDQEAMAREAGC, encoded by the exons ATGGCGCACAATCAAACGCAGTCCTTTTTGGAAATACTTAAATCCTTCCACACGG GCGACCTGATCCTGGCCTTCTGCTTGTCGGCGCTGGTGGGCTCGCTCCTGGGCGCGATTCTCTACATCCTGCTGACCTGGGCGTCGCGGCGTCGCCGAGCCGGCCGATCCCGGCGCTCCCAGATCCCGCTGGAGCCGCGGCCGGAGACGGAGCACAACCGCAGCACCTTTCTCGGTGTCTACCGCCGGCCCTCCCCGGAGCCACCCCCAGTCGGCAAACCGGTATCCCGGACGTCCACCTTTCGATCGCCGACGGCGGCCGGGAATGGTGCTCAGCCGCCCTCCGATTCGTCAGATTCGGTCTCCGACAAGCGCCTCTCCTTCTGGCTGGGGGGCTACGGACTCAAGGGGTTTCTACCCTCACAGACCCCGCCGCCCACTTACAACAGCGTCATTGGGGATGACCAAGAGGCAATGGCACGGGAAGCGGGGTGCTGA